CATCTAAACCAAGAATCATAGGAAAATTAGCTTTTGCTTTATTTCCAGTTCGATTTTTAATATCAGCAAAATTTACACTCGTATAGGACGTACGTATTAGCACTTCCCCTTTTGCAATCATCGGTTTTGGACAATCCACCACTGTTAGGACAGACGGCGGTCCAAAAGCATTTATTGTAACAGCCTTCATAATTTACCTCCTTCCTGTTATATTGAAATTATAACTAACTTTATATAAAAAAGTTACATATTTACATTTTACTAATTTAAGGGGGATTATAATGACAATCAAACCTAGTAAAGAAATTTACAACGATATTGCTTACAACTTTTTTGATATGAATAGTAATAAAATTTGCTTTATGTTCTCGGGTACAGGCTATAACTATGATAAACCGTTAATGCATTACGCTACTACACTAATGCTAGACTTAGGCTATGATGTTGTCCAAGTTTGTTATACATTTGAGCAACAGCAGTTCAATCAGCCACCAGAAGCTATTTCAGAAATGGTTTATAATGCCGCCAATTCTATCGTTACATATTATTTACACTCAAATGCTTATAAGGAAGCTGTTTTCGTTGGAAAATCGCTCGGAGCATTTCCAATCGTCGACTATTATATGCAACAGGAGGCCATTATTCCTTCTCGCTATATTCTATTAACACCACCACTATCCTTTGAACACATTATGCAAAACTTAGTAAATCGACATAGCTTCATAGCAATTGGAACAGCTGACCCTCATTTCTCCAATGAAAAGCTGCATCAGCTAAAGTCCCATCATCTTACTATAGCAACAAATGCAGATCATTCACTCGAAATAACGAACAATACACTAGAATCGATTTCTACGTGTCAGACTATATTAACAAAGCTCAAAATTTACCTTCAAAACTAATCTTTCATTTCTCTATTTTAAAAAAGCTACTTTTAAACGAGACATTCGTTTAAAAGTAGCTTTATGGGCAAACTTAGCAATAAAACACCCCGTAAAATGTTCATTTTTTCATTAACATCTACGGGGCATTAATTTAGTTATTTATTGAAAATTAATACACTAAGCCGAATAGCGCTTTGATGTGTGTAAGATAGCGAATGTTAGACGCTTCTTTCATAAGTGTTGCAGGAAGACCTTTAAGTTGTGTATTGCTAGCACCGATAGTAGCAACTGCATCTTTACGGCCTAAGCTTGCAAGAGTACCAGAGTTAACCGCAGAGAATGTTTTCATCTCTTGGTTTTTGTATTGTGCGAATAAGTTGTAACCAGCGCATTCGCCCATTTGCCAAGCAACTTGTGCAGTTGGAGCGTAAAGTGGACGTCCACCATCGCCTGGTAATGCAACAGAAGCATCCCCGATTACAAATACATCTTCATGTGATGTAGATTGTAGGAATTCATTGATTGTTGCTTTGCCACGATCAGCAGCAAGACCTGATTCAGCTACCATTGGAAGTGCAGCTACACCACCAGTCCAGATAAATGTATTAGCAACGATTGACTCACGGTCTTTAAGTGAAATAACGTTACCTTCAACACCTGTTACTGGAGTACCTGTGATGAATTCAACACCACGTTTTGCTAAACTTTCAGTTGCACGTTCGATAAGTACATCTGGAAGTACTGGCAAAATTTTAGGACCAGCTTCAACTAGTTTAATTTTAAGATCTGCAAAGTTTACGCCGTGTTTTGCTGCGATTTTCGGGAAGTTGTCCACGATTTCACCAACAAGCTCAACACCTGTTAAACCGCCACCGCCGATAACGATTGTTGCATCTGCTTCGTCTTTTGACTGTGAATATGCTTTAATACGATCTTCAATGTGTCGGTTAATTTTGTTTGCATCGTTAACTGATTTAAGTACCATTGAATTTTCTTCTAATCCTGGGATACCGAAGAATCCAGTTTGGCTACCTAAAGAAACAACTAATGTATCATAAGATAAAGTGTAACCATTATCTAGGTCAACCTTTTTAGTATCAACATTGAATTTAGTTACTTTAGCGATTTGTAAATCAATATCTAAACCTTTAAAGATTTTTTTAAGCGGTAAAGCTACTGCACCTTCTGCAATAGTACCACCAGCTAAACGGTGAAGTTCAGTGATGATTTGGTGAGTTGGGAATTGGTTTACTACAGTGATTTTAGCTTCATCAGCTGATAAATACTTACGTGCTGTTAATGCAGTTAATACACCCGCGTAACCAGCACCTAAGATGACGATTTCTTTTGACATGATTAATTAATCCTCCGTCCTTACGAATTGAATATATCTCGGCCTTATTTAGATTTACGTTCAGCGTTTACTTGTAAAAATGCATTTACAAAACGGAAAACATTTTGAACTTGTGGGTCTTTGATCATTTTTACAAGACCAAATAAACCGATTACTTCATTGCTTTCAGAAGCACGATCTTTTGCTTCAATAGCAGTTGCAGCAAGTTGTTTAGCTGATCCTACTACTGGTGCAGCCATTTCTGTTACAGCGCCAACAGTGTCACTTTTTAGTACATCATCAGTTGCAACAGCTTGAGCAAACTCATATGATTTAGTTAATAACGTCATCATTTCAGTTAGCTTTGGTAATTGCTCAACTAAAGTTGTTAGAGATTCTTGCACCTCAGGCTTTAATAGTTGGTCTAGTACATCTAATTGCTCTTGACTCACAGTTAATTGTTCAGACTGTGCTTGGTTATTCGTTTCTGACATTTTGAACTCTCCTTTGCCGTCACTAATACTATTTTTTATATTGCCTCCATGTAAAAAAGACCATTAAGCGATCTTCTTAACAGTCCTTACAGCGGATATCTTACACACCAGTCACAAAGGGCTGGAAAGCGAGTTTCATGATTTATTATTACAATATTTACTGCATTTTGCACAAAGCGCATCACAATTCCATCCTTATCTCTTATCTTGGTGATATTACAACATCCATTATAAGACTGTTTACGCATTATTTCAATCAACTACAGCACAATCTTTTAAAAATAGTTTATTTGTAAACCATTTTTAGTTATCCACGCTCTTTATTTGTTTGTTTTAGTAAAATAATCCAAAAAAGAAATCCCCTTTAAAAACCAATACGCTATAAAAAATGTTATTACCTACAAATATTCTCACTTTTCGACAGATAACCAAAAGAAATCAATTATCTCTTTCGCCGCTAAAGGCACTGTTTGAAATAATCTTTTTCCTTCCCCATCTTTAAAATAGCCCACTGACATCAATGCCATAAATGTATGGGCAAAAAATTCAGCATTCCCATTGCGAATCGTGCCCTTTTCCATTTCATTTTGCATCGAGTGCTCAATCGTTTTATACATTTCATTTTCTGATGTATGGACTTCTTTTAATTGAGTATTTGATAAATTAATTGTAGCTTCACGCATAAAGTTCTTCATATCAATATCAACAGTTGCCGATAAATGTACTTCAACTAGTTGTTCTAATCGCACTTTGAATGGAATGGGCTGTTCTAAAATTCGTTCAATATGCAGCCTAATTCTATGCATCATTTCAACCAAAGCCGATGTATATAAATCCCCTTTAGTTGGGTAATAGTAATAAATCGTAGCTTTCGTAACATTACAGGCTTTCGCAACATCGTCCATGGACACATTTTTGTAGCCCTCTTTAATAAATAGCATCGTTGCTGTTTCTAAGACTATATCTTTTGTAGGTTTAGACTTATCATCATGGCGAGGTCTTCCTAGAACACGCGGTGATTGTTTCAACAAGATCGCCTCCTTATAATGTGTTCTTTTAAACATATTATAACATATCAAAACTTCTTTATTGATTAATTAACCTTCTAGTATATATAATTAATAATAATTACACGAAACGGAGGTTTTCTCATGAAAAAACACCCTCTTGAGCAATGGGGCTCAATGGTAGCAAGTAAAAAAGGGCGTTTTTTAGCACTCGGATGCTGGGTTTTACTTGTTGTTGTCCTCTCGTTTGCTTGGCCACAAATTAACAGTATTGAAAGTGAGTCCGGTAAAAATTTACCTGATACTGAGATGTCCGAGCAAGCAGCAGCAATTATTGCTGAAGAATTTCCTAATGATGCAGGGACACCATTATTACTCGTTTGGCATAGAGAAAGCGGCCTAACAAATGATGATTTTGCAGCTATCCAAAAGGTTTACGCAGAGCTTAAAACAAATCCTTTAGAGCATCAAACGCTCATACCACCTTATGATGCAATGCCTCCACAGGCTTTTTCTGCATCTACATCTGACAATGGCTCCACTCTTGTCACACCTGTGTTCTTTGAAAAAGGTGTTGCAACAGATATGTTACAAGAGAGCCTAGATTCCTTAACGAAAACAATGGACTCGAATAATGTGCAATTGGATAAAGACTTAACAAGTGACGCTCTTCATGTTCGTTATTCTGGTCCAGTTGGTATTGCAACAGATGCTGTTAGCTTATTCTCACAAGCTGATGTGAAATTAATGATAGCGACAGTGCTTCTTGTATTAGTGTTATTAATTTTAATTTATCGTTCTCCATTACTTGCCATTATCCCACTAATTGTTGTAGGGCTTGCTTACGGTGTAATTAGCCCAACACTTGGCTTCATTGCAGAGCAAGGATGGATTGATAAAGATTCACAAGCTGTATCGATTATGACAGTTTTACTATTTGGTGCAGGAACAGATTATTGCTTATTTTTAATTTCAAAATACCGTGAAATTTTATTTGAAGTTGAGGATAAAGCTGCAGCGATGAAGCTCGCTGTTAAGGAATCGGGTGGCGCTATTATGATGAGTGCCCTAACGGTTGTTATTGGTTTAGCTACCCTTAGTCTTGCCCATTATGGCTCATTCCAACGCTTCGCAGTTCCATTTAGCTTTGGCGTGTTAGTAATGGGAATTGCTGCACTTGTTGTATTGCCAGCGATTCTCGTTGTTATAGGGCGAGTAGCCTTTTTCCCATTCACGCCACGTACAGAGGAAATGGCAAAGAGAAAAGGCAAAAAACAACATAAATCTTCACATAAAGTTAGTCATAAAATTGGACGCTTTGTAACACATAAGCCATGGATTGTTATTGTTATCACTCTCCTGCTTCTTGGCGGTTTAGCATCATTTGTACCACGCATTCAATATACATTTGACTTATTGTCTTCATTCCCAGAAGATATGCCGTCACGTGAGGGCTTCACTTTAATAGAAGAAAATTTTTCACCTGGTGAACTGGCACCTGTTCAGCTAGTCATCGACACGCAAGGTAGTGATATCAATTTACAACAACAGCTTGCAAACATTTCATATATTGATAATGTTTCTGATGTACAAATTGGTACGAAAAACAACTCTATTCAATTATATGAATTATCATTGAATGCAAATCCTTATGCAAAAGAGTCTTTAGAACATATTCCAGAGCTGAAGGCTGAAGTAGTTCAGTTACTTGAAGACACGGGTATTAAAGACGCTGATACGCACGTATGGATTGGTGGAGAAACAGCAAGTCAATATGATACAAAACAAGTTACTGAGCGTGATGAATCTGTCATCATGCCGACAATGATTGCTTTAATAGCTTTATTATTATTTGTCTATTTACGTTCAGTAACAGCAACTGTATATCTGCTCGCTACAGTCATTATTTCTTATTTTGGTGCACTTGGCGCAGGTTGGCTTATTTTGCATTATGTCATGGGGGCAGAGGCAATTGCAGGCTCTATTCCGCTATATGCCTTTGTATTTTTAGTTGCACTTGGCGAGGATTATAATATCTTCATGATTTCAGAGATTTGGAAGAAACGAAAAACGAAGGATCATTTAACAGCGGTAGAAGAAGGCGTTGTGCATACAGGTAGTGTTATTACATCTGCAGGGCTTATTTTAGCAGGTACGTTCGCAGTGCTTGCTACACTACCAATTCAAGTACTTGTACAATTCGGGGTTGTGACGGCTATTGGTATATTGCTCGATACGTTTATTGTGCGACCTTTACTTGTCCCAGCTATTACAACAGTGCTTGGCAAATATGCATTTTGGCCAGGATCCCTATTTAAAAGAGGGAATTAACGCTTTAAATAATTTTACAAAAGGCATCAATCTTGATGCCTTTTGCTATTTTTTTAATTAGATAAGAACATTCCCTACTATATTAAATGTACTTTTCAGGCATTGCCTTTTTCTATTAAGCTACTTGCCATATTCAAATAGTCGTTTTTTTAATTATTTGCAGCAAACTATTAGCGACTTTCACCTACGTCACCTTGAAGGCCAGAGCGACCTCGCGGCTGAATTATCAACGGCGTCGGCTTCCTGCGGGACACACAGGACGTCAGAGGCAACAAACGGCGCGCTAGTGACTATTGTGGCTTACATCGTGCCCGCTGAAAGCGCAGTGAATTTTCCCGCTATAAGAAGGTCCTCCAGAATGCTACGACGCTGATAGTAGTTCGCATATCCGTATGTAGAAAAAATGAATAGCAACAGTCACCCTTTTTCATAAAAAGACTATAGACATTTGAGTTTAGTCTACAGAAAAAATCCCACCGACAAGCTCTGTAATAGCTTATTGGTGGGATTCTTTTTTATGATATTAGTTTGTTGGTTTTTTTAAATCCATTGTAGCAGCTGCACTTTCAACTTTTACACGTTTTAAGAAGAACGCAAGTATTAATGCGAGAACTGTAACGAATGCCGCGATTAAGAATGAATGTGTAATACCATCTAGTAGAGCTGTTTGCATAATTTGATCTTGCATTTGTTGCATTTGCTCTGCTGTAGGTGCAGCACCTGATTGCGCTGCTTTTGCCTTAGCATCTGCAATTAAGTCTGCAGCTGTTGATTTAGTACGGTTATTCATAAATGTAACTAATACAGCACTACCAATAGCTCCTGCTACTTGTTGTAATGTATTATTGATCGCTGTACCATGTGGATTCATCATTTGTGGTAATTGATTTAAACCGTTTGTCATAATAGGCATCATAACCATCGACATACCGAACATACGAATTGTATACATCGATACGATGAATGTATAGCTAGAATCAAGTGCTAATTTTGTTAATCCAAATGTTGCGATTGTTGTAATCGTTAGACCAATGATTGCCAAAATACGTGGTCCGAATTTATCGAAAAGTTTACCAGTAATAGGTGACATAATCCCCATTACAAGTGCCCCAGGAAGCATCATTAAACCAGCTTCAAATGGTTCAATACCGCGAATTGATTGCACATACGCAGGTGTTAAAATCATCCCAGAGAACATCGCCATTGAAATGATTACTGAGATAGCAGAACCTAATGCAAACATCGGATATTTGTAAATACGTAACTCTAGTAAAGGTTGATCCATACGTAATTGTTTAAAGATGAAGATAAGTAAGGAAATAAAACCGATTGAAATCGTACCGTAAACCCAAGGACTAGACCATCCTTTGTCACCTGCAGTACTGAAACCGTATAAAATACCACCAAATGCTACTGTTGATAATAATACAGAAGGAACATCTAAGTGCACTTTACGTGTTTCCATAACGTTATCTAATTTCCAAATACCAAATAGCAGACTAATAATCGCAAATGGTATAATCATTTGGAACAGCATACGCCAGTCATGATGTTCTACGATATAACCCGATAATGTCGGGCCAATCGCCGGTGCAGCAATCATAACTAAACCGAAAATACCCATTGCTGCTCCACGTTTTTCTTTCGGGAAGCTAGTCAGCATTACGTTCATTAATAATGGTGACATACTAGCAGCCCCTGCCGCTTGCACCATACGTCCTGCAAGTAACATACCAAAGCTTGGAGCAAAGCCAGCCATAATTGTACCTATTGTAAAAATAGACATGGCAGTAATAAATAAATGTCTATTTTTAAAGCGTGTCACAAAGAATGCTGAAGCAGGTACTAAAATACCACTTACAAGCATATAACCAGTTGCAAGCCATTGTACCTTTGCATACG
The genomic region above belongs to Lysinibacillus sp. FSL W8-0992 and contains:
- a CDS encoding MMPL family transporter, with the protein product MKKHPLEQWGSMVASKKGRFLALGCWVLLVVVLSFAWPQINSIESESGKNLPDTEMSEQAAAIIAEEFPNDAGTPLLLVWHRESGLTNDDFAAIQKVYAELKTNPLEHQTLIPPYDAMPPQAFSASTSDNGSTLVTPVFFEKGVATDMLQESLDSLTKTMDSNNVQLDKDLTSDALHVRYSGPVGIATDAVSLFSQADVKLMIATVLLVLVLLILIYRSPLLAIIPLIVVGLAYGVISPTLGFIAEQGWIDKDSQAVSIMTVLLFGAGTDYCLFLISKYREILFEVEDKAAAMKLAVKESGGAIMMSALTVVIGLATLSLAHYGSFQRFAVPFSFGVLVMGIAALVVLPAILVVIGRVAFFPFTPRTEEMAKRKGKKQHKSSHKVSHKIGRFVTHKPWIVIVITLLLLGGLASFVPRIQYTFDLLSSFPEDMPSREGFTLIEENFSPGELAPVQLVIDTQGSDINLQQQLANISYIDNVSDVQIGTKNNSIQLYELSLNANPYAKESLEHIPELKAEVVQLLEDTGIKDADTHVWIGGETASQYDTKQVTERDESVIMPTMIALIALLLFVYLRSVTATVYLLATVIISYFGALGAGWLILHYVMGAEAIAGSIPLYAFVFLVALGEDYNIFMISEIWKKRKTKDHLTAVEEGVVHTGSVITSAGLILAGTFAVLATLPIQVLVQFGVVTAIGILLDTFIVRPLLVPAITTVLGKYAFWPGSLFKRGN
- a CDS encoding MDR family MFS transporter translates to MNNDLTMKKPPYGMIAILFVGAFVAFLNNTLLNVALPTIMKDFDITYAKVQWLATGYMLVSGILVPASAFFVTRFKNRHLFITAMSIFTIGTIMAGFAPSFGMLLAGRMVQAAGAASMSPLLMNVMLTSFPKEKRGAAMGIFGLVMIAAPAIGPTLSGYIVEHHDWRMLFQMIIPFAIISLLFGIWKLDNVMETRKVHLDVPSVLLSTVAFGGILYGFSTAGDKGWSSPWVYGTISIGFISLLIFIFKQLRMDQPLLELRIYKYPMFALGSAISVIISMAMFSGMILTPAYVQSIRGIEPFEAGLMMLPGALVMGIMSPITGKLFDKFGPRILAIIGLTITTIATFGLTKLALDSSYTFIVSMYTIRMFGMSMVMMPIMTNGLNQLPQMMNPHGTAINNTLQQVAGAIGSAVLVTFMNNRTKSTAADLIADAKAKAAQSGAAPTAEQMQQMQDQIMQTALLDGITHSFLIAAFVTVLALILAFFLKRVKVESAAATMDLKKPTN
- a CDS encoding TetR/AcrR family transcriptional regulator, which translates into the protein MKQSPRVLGRPRHDDKSKPTKDIVLETATMLFIKEGYKNVSMDDVAKACNVTKATIYYYYPTKGDLYTSALVEMMHRIRLHIERILEQPIPFKVRLEQLVEVHLSATVDIDMKNFMREATINLSNTQLKEVHTSENEMYKTIEHSMQNEMEKGTIRNGNAEFFAHTFMALMSVGYFKDGEGKRLFQTVPLAAKEIIDFFWLSVEK
- a CDS encoding DUF1641 domain-containing protein, yielding MSETNNQAQSEQLTVSQEQLDVLDQLLKPEVQESLTTLVEQLPKLTEMMTLLTKSYEFAQAVATDDVLKSDTVGAVTEMAAPVVGSAKQLAATAIEAKDRASESNEVIGLFGLVKMIKDPQVQNVFRFVNAFLQVNAERKSK
- a CDS encoding NAD(P)/FAD-dependent oxidoreductase; this translates as MSKEIVILGAGYAGVLTALTARKYLSADEAKITVVNQFPTHQIITELHRLAGGTIAEGAVALPLKKIFKGLDIDLQIAKVTKFNVDTKKVDLDNGYTLSYDTLVVSLGSQTGFFGIPGLEENSMVLKSVNDANKINRHIEDRIKAYSQSKDEADATIVIGGGGLTGVELVGEIVDNFPKIAAKHGVNFADLKIKLVEAGPKILPVLPDVLIERATESLAKRGVEFITGTPVTGVEGNVISLKDRESIVANTFIWTGGVAALPMVAESGLAADRGKATINEFLQSTSHEDVFVIGDASVALPGDGGRPLYAPTAQVAWQMGECAGYNLFAQYKNQEMKTFSAVNSGTLASLGRKDAVATIGASNTQLKGLPATLMKEASNIRYLTHIKALFGLVY